The Microcaecilia unicolor chromosome 6, aMicUni1.1, whole genome shotgun sequence genome includes a window with the following:
- the LOC115472655 gene encoding uncharacterized protein LOC115472655 isoform X1, which translates to MEGTLSSSLLCLLCCLLGAGTIQEVLGDQSTPATVLPSLPASTVPVGTEGAAATSDPEKSTLMVEQAKSVPTNYSHPMDHNLVTEKPTPAGPAFDTSLLPEEPVTLTHDLGQPSPTMKPDVNVSGDSMVTVDGTLLQRNQSAEYHERTPNASVPEGSTASSTTLLDTKRMTANLGSTQEMATAFRTSGLPDPKLASNTEMAPSTATDHHLSYTVSTALHSTRTPAGISKDAVPWAFGPTSIQQEKPAVVDVGDIDTDTSAASWRSSPWARMDPLMLVVIAIFVIMLGVLALVGFLRYKQRRNQTEFRRLQDLPMDDMMEDTPLSMYSY; encoded by the exons GAACGATTCAGGAGGTCCTAGGGGATCAAAGCACCCCAGCAACTGTGCTACCCAGTCTACCGGCCTCCACAGTTCCAGTGGGTACAGAGGGTGCTGCTGCTACTTCAGATCCTGAAAAATCCACTTTGATGGTAGAACAAGCAAAGTCTGTGCCAACCAACTACTCACATCCCATGGATCACAACTTGGTCACTGAGAAGCCCACTCCAGCTGGCCCAGCCTTTGATACATCATTACTTCCTGAGGAGCCTGTGACTCTGACTCACGATCTTGGACAGCCGAGTCCTACtatgaaacctgatgtaaatgttagTGGTGATAGTATGGTGACTGTTGATGGCACATTGCTTCAGAGAAATCAGTCCGCTGAGTATCATGAAAGAACACCAAACGCATCAGTTCCAGAAGGTTCTACAGCCTCATCCACAACACTCCTGGATACAAAAAGGATGACAG CGAATCTGGGGAGTACCCAGGAGATGGCAACTGCATTTCGCACTTCAGGGCTACCAGATCCCAAGCTGGCATCCAACACAGAGATGGCACCCAGCACAGCAACAGACCATCACCTCAGCTATACCGTGTCGACAGCCCTCCACTCCACTAGAACCCCAGCTGGGATCTCTAAAGATGCTGTGCCCTGGGCGTTTGGTCCCACATCCATCCAACAGGAGAAACCTGCAGTCGTAGATGTTGGGGACATTGATACGG ATACGTCAGCCGCGTCCTGGAGAAGCAGCCCTTGGGCCCGTATGGACCCCCTGATGCTGGTGGTAATAGCTATATTTGTTATAATGCTGGGAGTTCTGGCATTAGTGGGATTCCTCCGATACAAACAGAGACGCAACCAGACCGAATTCCGTCGTCTACAAGACCTACCTATG GATGACATGATGGAAGATACACCACTCTCGATGTACAGTTACTAG
- the LOC115472655 gene encoding uncharacterized protein LOC115472655 isoform X2, with product MEGTLSSSLLCLLCCLLGAGTIQEVLGDQSTPATVLPSLPASTVPVGTEGAAATSDPEKSTLMVEQAKSVPTNYSHPMDHNLVTEKPTPAGPAFDTSLLPEEPVTLTHDLGQPSPTMKPDVNVSGDSMVTVDGTLLQRNQSAEYHERTPNASVPEGSTASSTTLLDTKRMTANLGSTQEMATAFRTSGLPDPKLASNTEMAPSTATDHHLSYTVSTALHSTRTPAGISKDAVPWAFGPTSIQQEKPAVVDVGDIDTG from the exons GAACGATTCAGGAGGTCCTAGGGGATCAAAGCACCCCAGCAACTGTGCTACCCAGTCTACCGGCCTCCACAGTTCCAGTGGGTACAGAGGGTGCTGCTGCTACTTCAGATCCTGAAAAATCCACTTTGATGGTAGAACAAGCAAAGTCTGTGCCAACCAACTACTCACATCCCATGGATCACAACTTGGTCACTGAGAAGCCCACTCCAGCTGGCCCAGCCTTTGATACATCATTACTTCCTGAGGAGCCTGTGACTCTGACTCACGATCTTGGACAGCCGAGTCCTACtatgaaacctgatgtaaatgttagTGGTGATAGTATGGTGACTGTTGATGGCACATTGCTTCAGAGAAATCAGTCCGCTGAGTATCATGAAAGAACACCAAACGCATCAGTTCCAGAAGGTTCTACAGCCTCATCCACAACACTCCTGGATACAAAAAGGATGACAG CGAATCTGGGGAGTACCCAGGAGATGGCAACTGCATTTCGCACTTCAGGGCTACCAGATCCCAAGCTGGCATCCAACACAGAGATGGCACCCAGCACAGCAACAGACCATCACCTCAGCTATACCGTGTCGACAGCCCTCCACTCCACTAGAACCCCAGCTGGGATCTCTAAAGATGCTGTGCCCTGGGCGTTTGGTCCCACATCCATCCAACAGGAGAAACCTGCAGTCGTAGATGTTGGGGACATTGATACGG GATGA